AAGGATGGATAACGTCTCAGGATGATTCGTACTCCTCAGACATTGATCAACTCTTTCGTGCAAAGCAGACTCTGACTAGTTACGTCACGCATTGTCACTTCTAGGATTAATCGCTTGCCCGATCCGGCCAACCAGGTTCGGACCTCGCTGGCTCGCATTTCCAAAGCCTCGGCGATCACCCGTTCGGCAGTTGCACGATCCGGGAAGGTGGAGGCTGCCTCCATCCTTGGGTTTCGAGCCAATCGTTGAGCAAGATATTCTAGCTCTTTGGCGACGTGTCTTGCTATGGTATGTCCTCCGGCAGCCTCATGGGCTTCCAGACCGCCACCGGGCACAAGGCGGCTGGCCGCTCCTTCGAGGGCAACTCCGGCTTCTGGGCCTGAATCGCTTGCGTTGGGACAGGAGGGCGTGGTGCTGCCACGTTTGAGCCAGCGGCCTCGGCCTCGGCGGTCGCTGCCGCTGTCGCTGGAGCACGCGGAGTTAGCGCTTGACTAGTCGCTGGGGTGGACGTGGGTCCTGGTCGAGGTGTCAGCGACACTTTAGCGAGACCGGCGGTAGCACCGCCGATTACAATGCCGATGCCCGTATCAACGACGAGCTGCCCACAATCAATCTGCCCACGATCAATCGCCTGTGATACGACACTGTTGGTAAGTCCCCCAGCACCCCCACTGAGTGCACCAATACCTATGACGGCCAAGGCCGAGGGATCGCCCGTGCCTGCTCCTACCACAGCGCCGAAGATCGCACCGGACACTGCACCTCCTGAAGCGGCTCCTGCTACCCCACCCCAAGTGATCGGCTCGCCCATGAGGGCATGGTAACCGACATATCCAACCACTCCGGCAACAGCTCCGACTACAGCCCCGATAGCTGCGGCCAACCAACTTGACAGCAGGCCACTCGGATCGAGGGAGTTGATCGGGTCATTGCCGACGGGGCGGTAGAGGTTGACATCCCCGGCGGCGTAGGAGAGCGGATCAAGGCTCGTCCAGCGGCCGAGGGTGGGAGAATAGTCGCGGAAACGGAAGTGGTACAGGCCGCTGGTGGCGTCGAAGCGGCCGCCCTGGTGCAGATAGACCCAGGCGAAGACGCTGGCCGCCAGGACGTTCCAGCCAACATCAGCACCGTCGGTTGGCCGAAGGGGTCGTAGATGTAACGTTCGACAACATTCCCACTGTCATCCACCAACGCCGTCACATTGAAGTTGGCGTCCTGAGCCACCCACAAGCGCTCGTCCAGTGTCCCATCGCCGTCGCTGTCCCGATCGCGGAGGATGAGGGCATCAACGTACACCGGACTCCACACATACTGCACCGTAGTGCTGCCGCCGACCCGCTCCTCCAACACCTGCCACTGGTCGGAGTAGTAGAAGTCCATGGTCACCCCGCCGACCGTCTCCTGCACCCGCCGATGCAGGCCGTCGTAGGCGTAGCTCTTCAGCGTCGCGCCCGCGGCGGACCCGAAGACGCCGACCGGCCTCTGGGATCGCTGCTCGCAAGGGCGGGAGCGAAGGCCGAGGACCAGGGGCGGTGTGTGCGTGATGATCTACTTGTTGATGCCGACGACAACGCCGAGGATGCCGACGCCGAGCCCACGTCGCCGTTCCAGACCATGCCCGTCGCAATCCAGCCCGCACAGGCAAAGCGGCTGCCGGTGCGTTCCTGGGGGCAGCCAGGGGCGTTCCTGATGCCCTGGCGGGGCATTTCGCACAAGCACTCGTCCACGAAGTCCAGACGCCCGCCGAGAAGTCCAGACGCCCGCCGAGACGGTTTACGGCGATCACGACGGCTCAAAACGCCGCTAGTTTCGCAACACCAAAGGCGAAGGCGAAGCCGGCTCGTGGTCGCCGAGGGCGTGGCGATAATTGCCGTTATCAGCTCAATGGTGGGGTTTTGGCGTCAAAATGCTGTCTACTTTTCGCCAGCAAGGGCGTCGGGACTGGTGCGATAAGGTTTGGCGTCAGCGTGGTCGTCAGCGTCGAGCGGTCGGCGTAGCAGAATTGAGAACTCGGAAATGCGATTGAAAAAACCTAGGGGCAAGGGTGGTCAGGCCGCGCCTCTGGCAGCAGATGCACTTCGCTTTTATATGCTGGCATCGACTTGCACGATGTCATTACCAAGCAGCAAGCGAAGCTGGTTGCTAATCTCCTTGAGCCTTTCCATTGGCACACGGAAGGAGATTTCGATTGTGTCATCGACAGACATATCGGCAGCCGCTTGGGGGTCAAGTTTCAGTACAAGTCGGCTCTCCTGCAACTGTGCTTTTACCACGCCGCCGTAGCGAGAGTGCCTCTGATCGTCAATCTCAATGTACAGCGTGTCGTGTCCCAATTCCAAGTCCCGTTGGGAAGGCTCAAGGTCCTTCTGCAACAAAACATACCGACTTGTCTTGAACTCATCATCAGCAAACCCAAGCATAGCTACATCGTCCTGGGTTTGGTAGGTAACGCAGGTCGCCGCAAACCTCATTGCCACTCTCCGTTCAGTTCCCCGCCGTCTAGGTGCGTGTCACCCCGTTTTCACGCCATCGGTAGATGATCGTTGCCCCCGATTCTCTGGCAGCCTGATTCATAATTCCCTTGCACGTAGGACAGGGTGGCCTTTGACCAGTAATAATCGTAGTCTCCCCACGTTGCAGCGGGATGTTCCGTATAGCTCTAGCTTCAGTGTGACTCGCCAGCGTGTTCCTTGGGAAGCCAAGGGCCTGTTCTTCCGGCGTCATATTCCCGCTGACGATACGCTCGTGATGCCGAAGTCGGCCCGAAGCGTCTCTTACCATGATGTTGGCGTTGTGGTGGGCGGGATCGACACCACGAGACCCCAGACGTGGGACGGGACTATTTGTTGGAGCATTGTACTCATTATGCGCCCAGAGGGCAAATCCCCACGTGCTGTCGCCGACGAAGTAAGTGTGATAGTCCGCAACACGGAGATTGTACAGCTTCTCCTGCCGTCCGGTCAGCCGCAGCGCTGTGACCGCCACGCTCTCATGGGGGTCTAAGCCTACGATTCGGTCGCCCGGCTTTAGCTCTCCCGCCGCCGTCCAGCCCTTGCCAAGGACGTAGAAGGAATGCTCCTCCGTCGTGCCGATGGTCCGCCCGCCAATGCACGAGCTACCACCGTCAATGACGGTGGAGCTTCAAAACACTTGAGCTTTTTCTCTTTCAGCGTTTGGTTTGGCCAATGTCGCAATTACTTTGGCTAAACATTACGCCAGATATTGCTTCCATGATAATATAGTAGGGAATATAATCTCTAATTATTTTATTGATTCGATTTATTGCTTAAATCTGGAATTTGTACCATTTTTTCCAATTCCGGGATAGCAACAAGTATATCATTCAATTCTTCTGGATAGATATTTAACCAACTCAATCTCTCGTGAGCAATCGATACTAGCCACGGATTATTGCAACGATACAAGCATAAATCTTCTGGAAGACTTGGCTGAACCCATTGATATAGTCCTGTAGTATGATTCAAAATTTCTTTTAATACACTCTCCGTAAAATTTAGGTAAACGATGGTGGCCACTTGATCTATCAAATTAGTACCCGGCCATTCGGATGCAATGTCTATTCTCTTTATATTTTCTTTGGTATGAATCAAAAATTTATGCCCGCCGGAATCTAAGCCTAAATCAAATCGTATAACGAAAGATATATAATCACAGTACCTGTATGCATAATTTAGGATTCTTGAATATATATTATCTCGTGGCTCTTCAAGTATATCATATTCTGTTAGTTCATTATCATTCATTTTATTTCACTCCTATGACTGGCATATAGTCTACTGGTCATATGTGTATATGTAGGAAATTTACTTTTTTACGATGTATATGTATCTCAGGACCCCGGAATAGTACATTGTATTCTTTGGCCATTTCCTTAATATCTCCACATCATCCATCGTGACTTCTCTCTTTTTCTGTTCCTTCGCTAGCTGGATTAAAGCGTCTTGATCGGGATTAAATTCCTTAACATCTTTGTACGCATTATGCGCCCAGAGGGCAAAACCCCAGGCCGCATCGCCGACGAAGTAGGTATGATAGTCCGCAACGCGGAGATTGTAGAGCTTCTCCTGCCGACTAGTCAGCCGCAGTGCCGTGACCGCCACGCTCTCACGCGGGTCCAAACCTACAATGCGATCACCCGGCTTCAGCTCGCCTGCCGCCGTCCAACCCTTGCCAAGGACATAGATCGGATGCTCCGCCGTCGTACCGATGATCCGGCCGCCCACTTCCAGCTCTAGCATCAACCCCACCCGCTCGAACGTCTCCTCCACCTTCTTCCACGCCAACGGCCCGCTCGGATCATGCTCGTCCCGTGACAATACCTCGTCATCAATCGTGATCTCATCAATCCGCCGCCACCCCTCACCCCACGACCCCCGCGCCAACAGCTTGACATCTCCCGTGAAACAGGCCTTGAAAAGCTGGGTGAAGTTGAGGACTGAACCGGTGGCATCCAACGCCGCTGCGAGATAATTCCCCTGCTCCCATTGCTCCTGGGCACTCAACAGCCCGCTGACACCTTGGGCGGCATTGATCGCCCGCACTCCCCAGCGCGCCGACGTGACCAACCCACAGGGACTGACAAACGTAGCGGCAAATCCAGCAACTTCACCTGTGACAAAGCCACCTTGATAAGCCCACGAACTGCGATCGATGACATCATCGTAGCTTAAGACACGATTGTAGTATTTGTACTTTTGAATTCATTAATGACTTCGAGCGGTTGGATGTCCACTGTAATTATCTCTGACTCATAATCTGTATGGTAAGCCTTGACGATAAGTCGCGTTGGTAGCTGATCCTTAGGGAAAATCCACGCTTTAGTCCAATACGGTGCGTCGTCGCCCACGTGAAACCCAAAATCCCCATTAGGCTTGACACGGTACTCGTACCCGTACGGCACTTCGTCGTAGCCTACTAACTCTAGATCAGATGTGTCTTTAGCACAGAGGGACCATACCGTTATCTTGGTAAAGTCCCCACAATAGTTGTCAAATAGGATCGGAAAGACCACACGTTTTTCAAGTCCTCTGACAATAACAGATCGGAAGACACGTTGTAAGATCTCTCGGTGAGTTTTGAGCCACTTGCCTGAAATGTTTTTATCGATTGTCTTTTCTAAGGCCATCACAGTAGCAAATGCCTGATCATCATCCATCTCTGGAGATAGGGAACCGTAACGGACAATATTCGGATAGATAATTATCGTAGTCTCAGGTGATGAAGCAAGAATGCGAATTCTCCACAGCGGATGTTTCTTTTTTAGCAATTTTTGGAGTTGCTCAATCATCTCTAGGGTAATATCATCATTATCATAAAATGATAAATTTAATGTACGATCTTCTAGACCCAAACATATACTGCCCCAATAATAGCGCTGTGCTTCGTCTGGTGTAAACCACCACTGGTTTGCATATCGACTAATAATCTTGCGAGCAGCGTTGCCAACTTCTACGACTTCCTCTAGTGTTAGTGGGGGTACGTCCCATGTAGTGTTGAGGTACTCTTCTGAATTTTCTGAGGACTGGTCTACCAAAACATTGTAAAATCCTACAAACTCAGTGGCAGAAGGAGTTTCGCGCAGATTCATAGTTGCCCTCGCTTTCTTTTGTCAATACAGCGAATCTTATCTTATTCACACCATATTTATTACTGTAGAGGTCGCATAAAGATCGGATTTTGCAATCGCCATTGAATTTCTTGCTTTTTTGCATAATACCATTCTTTAAAGACAATAGCTTGGTAAGGAAGGCCCTTGTCCACCAACTCTCGATAGAGGCAGTAGGACCCTTCGGCATTACTTGGACCGAATAAGTACCGCTCTGCACGAACAGCATCTCCGTCTTGAAGAGCTTGGATAGCTAGTTTAAAGTTATTGCTATTCGCAGCAACTTCCATGGCTTTAGCTGTTTGATCTATCTGCTCCCATGCAAAATAGCCAAAAATAGCTGAGACCATAATTGCTCCACCGATTACTGCCTTGTTGCCCATCTTACTACCCATTGGAGGGGGTATCATGCTTTGACTCACGCGCTGCTTTCCTGTTCCCCAAACGTACCTGCGACCTTGTTCAATCCAATCTTTAGCAGTTTGGCCAACTTTACGCGAGTTGGGATTGCGTTCCAAGTATGCCGCCCGTTCAGCCATAATCGCATCATTAAATGCCTTGATTTCCTTGTGAATTTTTCCTCTATAGTCTTTGCCATTTATCAAACTATTGATAAATTGTTCCATTTGCTCACCGCTAATTGGCTTCCGATTATTCTTTATTATCAACTTCATCAGTTCCTTCTTTATGATAATGTTGTATTCATAGTGTGAGACACCACCATATATTTTGTAGCCATGTGGCGGATATGCGGCACCAGAATAGGCTCCCATACCCATGAAATACGCATCATAGCTCAACCAAGGAGCTATCTCAGGGTCAGTAAGCACAGCCACAGGAACCCAGTGATGTCCAATCCCTTCGAGTCCGAACGGGTCTAATAGGTTAGTCGAATTGTTGCCGACGGTGCGGTACAGGTTCACATCCCCGGCGGCGTAGGAGAGGGGATCAAGGCTCGTCCAGCGGCCGAGGGTGGGGGAATAGTCGCGGAAACGGAAGTGATACAGACCACTGGTGACATCGTACCGGCCACCCTGATGCAGATAGAGCCAATCGTAGGCGCTGCCACCGGACCGAACGTTCCACTCCGTATCCAGCACCGTCGCCTGACCGAAGGGGTCGTAGATGTAGCGTTCGACTACATTGCCCGAGTTGTCAAAGATCGCAGTCACATTATAATTCGCATCCTGTACCACCCACAGGCGATCGTCCAGTGTCCCATCACCGTCACTGTCCCGATCCCGCAGCACCATCGCATCGACGTACACCGGACTCCACACATACTGCACCGTGGTCTGACCACCCACCCGCTCCTCCAGCAGCTGCCATTGGTCGGAGTAGTAGAAGTCCGTGTTCACCTGGCTGAGAGGTAAAAAGGACGCATCTGGGATACATCTATTATTGCTATTTTCTGCTCAAGAAAATTAGATGCGTCCCCTTTTCGGACCTTTTTCGGACTAGAGAGGACGACTATAATGGGGGCACTCCAGCCCTAACAACCTCCCCAGTTTGTTGACAAATGACGATCCAGGGCGACGGTCTCATACCACCCCATGTGAAAACAACCCAAGTCCGTAGTTCTTCGACAATGGTGGGATTCTCAAACGGCCAACCTCGTTGCTCAGCCTCTTGTTTGGCGATTGCTAACGCCTGACTTCGTGAAATACGAGGTTGAGGAACAAACAAGACCACTCTCAGGAAGCGCCAAAACCAACTCATGAAGGTTCCTCCACCTATCTGTTCAGAATGAAGTGACTCAGGGTGTACGCGCCATAGGTTATCCCACCAACGATGATACCATAACCACCACCCTCTAATATTACTCGCCAAACGGATAACTTGTAAGCACCATTCAATGGGTGTCTCAAACCTTGAAGCAGACTTCTTGTGGCATATGTTTGCGCTAAAGCCTCTTCAAGATAGCGAAGAAAGTGAGAGCGTTCGTAGCCCAGCATCCCAATATCGGCACGAAGTTCTCTGAGTGGTCCGTATCGTGGACTGAAAAACCTGTGGACAGATTCGTGGCGAACGGTGTCGATCAACGCTTGCCCACTCAGTCCAGGTCGAATCGTGATATTCCCAAATTTATCTGTTGCTCCTAGATAGTTGGAAGGAAGTGGGCCGTAGCTCCACGGAACGTTTGGAAGATTCCTAGGCAGCCTTCGCCAGGTGGTGTAGTTGCCGCCGAGACCCAACAGACCGGTGCCGACTTGCAGGCCATTTGCCCAGTTCAGGCCATTCTCGTAGATGTCATAGCCACCGCGACCCACCTGCACCGTGTTCTGAGCCGTGTCCCAAGACAAAGCATACCGACCCCAACGACCCACCTGACCCGGCACCTGCGTCAGCTTCCCCACGCCGTAGGTCGGCAACAACTCCCAACCCACCCGGGCGGCCAAAAACCCACCCTCGTAGTAGGGACGGTCCTCGTCCGCCACGGTCCAGACTTCCCACGGCTCAGCCCACAAGCCCAAGGTCACCAACGAACGCGTCGCGGTTGCCGCCGCATTCACGTTGGCTTGCAATCCAATCCGCAGCCCATCGCCGATTTCGGCAGCAGCGACGCTGGTCCAGTGAGGTGGAGGTTCCAGCAATGGTAACCCTTGTCTGGCTCGACGCTCATTGATTTGGCGGTCCAGTTCCAGACCCCGGTAGTATTCCCTTCTCAGTTGAATGAGATACTTGCCCGGATACCAAAAAAGTCCGCTGGGATCGAGGGAGCTGATGGGGTTGTTGCCGAGGGTGCGGTACAGGTTCACATCCCCGGCGGCGTAGGAGAGGGGATCAAGGCTCGTCCAGCGGCCGAGGGTGGGGGAATAGTCGCGGTGGCGGAAGTGGTACAGACCGTTTCAAAATGATCATAAGAGATGTCGGAGATGGTATGGCAAGATAGGTGGAAAAGCCACGGAGGACGAGAGGTGCTATGCCTAATCAAAGGTGGAACGGAGACTCATGAAGCGGTTGTGGGAGCCATTGCGGGATTGTTGCCCATACCTAACCCTATCCCCACGAGGGGCGGCTGTGGGTAAGCGACCGGAACGGCGTCTTCGGTACTGTCTATGTGCCGCGGTCAGGCGGCCGGTGGCGGGAACTGCACCGGGCTTTCCCTTAGCAGGCGACGTGCTAACGGCGGTTATGGGAATGGAGGCGGCAAGTGTTTGGGAGCGGCTCTGACAGCAAGTGCTGGAGGAACTGGACGCCGCTGCTGGTCGGTTAAGATGGAAGAATTTTTGACACCACGTTTGAACCGGCGCAAAAAGGGTCCGAGGTGGAAAAGACTGACTGGGCAGGGGATGAAGCTGAGCCTGGTGGAGGAGGGTAGGGTCGACCGCTTCCGATGATGACGGTGGCGAATCGCTCGAAGGTGAGTTTGGGTGTCGTCGGTGGTGGAGCTTGTGCTTTCACGCCTGGAGTGGCGGCTCTGAGTACCCGTTGTGGTCGATCATGCCTACGAGTGTGATTCACTGCGGCGGAGGTTGGGTTCAGCCGGATATGAGCTAGTCGTCCCGCATTGGAAGGGGCAGCGTCGGCGGACGAGTAGAGATGGTCGGCGGCTGCGGCGATTCCAACGTCGTTATCGGGTGGAAGCGAATGTTGCTTAGCTGCACACCGGCCGTTATGTGTTGGTACGCCACGAATGGTACACCCATCATTCACATGCCCTTGTCCTCCTCGCCCACCTCTTCACACGTTATGAAAGTAGTAAAAGTTTTCCGTGTGCCGTCCGTAGTAACTGCACACGGAGGGTGTCGGCCAAATTACTTCTTCATGCCACTGTCGGTATCGATCCTCCACATGACCAGCGGTTCAAAGGGGTTCCCAACAGCCAAGCGCGACCCGTCTGGGGAGACCGCCAATGCCCAGACCCTGTACTTTTTCAGAGTCTGTTGAACCGCTAGAAGCCGCTTTTGGCGGACTGACCACACCTTGAGTTCCCCCGCCGCCTTCTCCCCCTCGGCTGCCTTTCCACCCGAGACGAGTAGATCGCCATCGGGAAAGAAGGCTACTGCAAACGTTCCTGTACGGTGGCCACCCAGATCAGCTATTCGTTCACCCGTGGCTACCTCCCAGAGGCTCAGCCCGTACCCCTCCTTACGCGGCGCAGCCTCAGATAGATATGCCGCTACCGCCACCAGGTCTCCTTTTGGAGAAAGATCGATTCTCTCGAGTTCCGGAATGCCGTCTTGCAGGTTGCTGTCTTCAGGAAACACCGACCAATTCTTGACGATCTTAGCTTTCCCCTTATCTATCCCGCAGACGAACACCCGCCCCGAATCAGTACCGGCCACAAACAACCGCCCACCTTGGGCGAATCGTAAGCCGACCACCATCTGCCCACGATTCCACGGCTTGGGAAGATCGAGCGTCCACAACTGCCGACCGGTGGCCGCGTCAAAAGCCACCACGAACGAACTATTGCTTCCAGCGATAACGAGCGACCCATCGGGTGAGACAGCCACGGAGAGCAACTGATCCCCGCCCTCTTGGTGAGTGATGCGACGCACCAGTTCCCACTTCTGGGTATCCCACAGGCGGACCTCGTTATCGTCACCGCAACTTGCCATCAGTTTCCCGTCCTGCGAAAACGCCACATCCCGAACGCAGGCACTGTGCCCGGCCAACCGCACGGTCCGCTTGCGGGTGCCAACGTCGAACACGCTCAAGTGGGGAGCCAATCGATTTTCCGGAAGTGCGGAGCCGCCGACTAACAACTGCTTACCGTCTGGACTAAACATCAGAACGTCTGGGGCTACATCGGGATCGAACGCCTCCGGTCCAGTCAGCGTCACAGTCTGACGGGGTCTGGGTATAGAGGCCGCGCTCATTCCCAACGACACTAGCGAGGGAAACAGAATAGCGATGAGTGGGATGCCGAGATGCCTGACTTTGTCGTACCTCATGGGAAGTCCTCTAACAGGAGTGAAGTCCTCGAACAGGAGGGGCAGAGGGGCGATTCCCAGTCCTCACCATGATCCGGATCACCGCCTCCGTGACGGTGGAGCTCTTAGATCCGTAGTTCGAAGTCCCGCATGGGTGAATGAGCCTTGGTACAAGAAGATGATCCTTGAGTCTTGCACCGCTTGGCCGTTCATGGTTCCGGTCAGTGTAACCTTGAACTGCAAGTAGTATTTCACTTCCCCGCTCCTCACTGGCTTCATCCAATCCTCTACTCGGTAGACGATCTTAGCAGAGAATGTAACCTTTGGGTTCTCGATCCCGTAGTACTTCGCTGCGTCGATCACTTTCTTTTCGGCTTCGACCAGATTGGCATACTTTCTGAGCGCAATCATCAGGGTGGAACCGCTCGGAAAGTCCAAGCAGATAGTGCCAATCGTAGGCACTGCCACCGGACCGAACATTCCACTCCGCATCCAGTACCGTCGCCTGGCCGAAGGGGTCGTAGATGTAACGTTCGACAACATTCCCACTGTCATCCACCAACGCCGTCACATTGAAGTTGGCATCCTGCACCACCCACAAGCGCTCGTCCAGTGTCCCATCACCGTCACTGTCCCGATCGCGGAGGATGAGGGCATCAACGTACACCGGACTCCACACATACTGCACCGTGGTCTCACCGCCGACGCGCTCCTCCAACACCTGCCAGGAATCGGAGTAGTAGAAGTCCGTGATTACTCCACCCGCCGTCTCGCTGATCCGCCGATGCAGGCCGTCATAACGGTGCTCCGCCAGTAACGCGGCCGCGGCATCTTATACCTAACTTGGTCCTGCAGATTTCCCCCTGTCGCACCGGCGGATTTGGTCCCAGTCAAAAAACAGAAGCTCGGAACTGTCACCGCCACGCTCCAAGGCGACCCACACGCTACAGCGGCCTTCACAGATCTTGCGAACCTCACCAATCTCGCCTTTGTGTGGGCCGGCTGTTATTACCACCTGATCGCCAACGTAAAACGGAGCGCCGCGGGTGATACGCATCCAAAGACGCCAGATAAGATGACATAAAAAACAGCTCACAGCTACACTCCCACCCGCCCCCAAGAGAATGCTGATTACCCAATTCACACCTTGATCTTGCAG
This genomic interval from Thermogemmata fonticola contains the following:
- a CDS encoding RNase A-like domain-containing protein, whose protein sequence is MPGGGLEAHEAAGGHTIARHVAKELEYLAQRLARNPRMEAASTFPDRATAERVIAEALEMRASEVRTWLAGSGKRLILEVTMRDVTSQSLLCTKELINV
- a CDS encoding WD40 repeat domain-containing protein, translating into MRYDKVRHLGIPLIAILFPSLVSLGMSAASIPRPRQTVTLTGPEAFDPDVAPDVLMFSPDGKQLLVGGSALPENRLAPHLSVFDVGTRKRTVRLAGHSACVRDVAFSQDGKLMASCGDDNEVRLWDTQKWELVRRITHQEGGDQLLSVAVSPDGSLVIAGSNSSFVVAFDAATGRQLWTLDLPKPWNRGQMVVGLRFAQGGRLFVAGTDSGRVFVCGIDKGKAKIVKNWSVFPEDSNLQDGIPELERIDLSPKGDLVAVAAYLSEAAPRKEGYGLSLWEVATGERIADLGGHRTGTFAVAFFPDGDLLVSGGKAAEGEKAAGELKVWSVRQKRLLAVQQTLKKYRVWALAVSPDGSRLAVGNPFEPLVMWRIDTDSGMKK
- a CDS encoding RHS repeat-associated core domain-containing protein, coding for MYHFRHRDYSPTLGRWTSLDPLSYAAGDVNLYRTLGNNPISSLDPSGLFWYPGKYLIQLRREYYRGLELDRQINERRARQGLPLLEPPPHWTSVAAAEIGDGLRIGLQANVNAAATATRSLVTLGLWAEPWEVWTVADEDRPYYEGGFLAARVGWELLPTYGVGKLTQVPGQVGRWGRYALSWDTAQNTVQVGRGGYDIYENGLNWANGLQVGTGLLGLGGNYTTWRRLPRNLPNVPWSYGPLPSNYLGATDKFGNITIRPGLSGQALIDTVRHESVHRFFSPRYGPLRELRADIGMLGYERSHFLRYLEEALAQTYATRSLLQGLRHPLNGAYKLSVWRVILEGGGYGIIVGGITYGAYTLSHFILNR
- a CDS encoding KOW motif-containing protein; the encoded protein is MRSSSHSETSGASVFFLLGWLTGTLAIGLWLALQLQDQGVNWVISILLGAGGSVAVSCFLCHLIWRLWMRITRGAPFYVGDQVVITAGPHKGEIGEVRKICEGRCSVWVALERGGDSSELLFFDWDQIRRCDRGKSAGPS
- a CDS encoding Imm10 family immunity protein, with amino-acid sequence MRFAATCVTYQTQDDVAMLGFADDEFKTSRYVLLQKDLEPSQRDLELGHDTLYIEIDDQRHSRYGGVVKAQLQESRLVLKLDPQAAADMSVDDTIEISFRVPMERLKEISNQLRLLLGNDIVQVDASI
- a CDS encoding RHS repeat domain-containing protein, producing MGGQTTVQYVWSPVYVDAMVLRDRDSDGDGTLDDRLWVVQDANYNVTAIFDNSGNVVERYIYDPFGQATVLDTEWNVRSGGSAYDWLYLHQGGRYDVTSGLYHFRFRDYSPTLGRWTSLDPLSYAAGDVNLYRTVGNNSTNLLDPFGLEGIGHHWVPVAVLTDPEIAPWLSYDAYFMGMGAYSGAAYPPHGYKIYGGVSHYEYNIIIKKELMKLIIKNNRKPISGEQMEQFINSLINGKDYRGKIHKEIKAFNDAIMAERAAYLERNPNSRKVGQTAKDWIEQGRRYVWGTGKQRVSQSMIPPPMGSKMGNKAVIGGAIMVSAIFGYFAWEQIDQTAKAMEVAANSNNFKLAIQALQDGDAVRAERYLFGPSNAEGSYCLYRELVDKGLPYQAIVFKEWYYAKKQEIQWRLQNPIFMRPLQ
- a CDS encoding Hint domain-containing protein, producing the protein MVTSARWGVRAINAAQGVSGLLSAQEQWEQGNYLAAALDATGSVLNFTQLFKACFTGDVKLLARGSWGEGWRRIDEITIDDEVLSRDEHDPSGPLAWKKVEETFERVGLMLELEVGGRIIGTTAEHPIYVLGKGWTAAGELKPGDRIVGLDPRESVAVTALRLTSRQEKLYNLRVADYHTYFVGDAAWGFALWAHNAYKDVKEFNPDQDALIQLAKEQKKREVTMDDVEILRKWPKNTMYYSGVLRYIYIVKK
- a CDS encoding polymorphic toxin-type HINT domain-containing protein, producing MDGGSSCIGGRTIGTTEEHSFYVLGKGWTAAGELKPGDRIVGLDPHESVAVTALRLTGRQEKLYNLRVADYHTYFVGDSTWGFALWAHNEYNAPTNSPVPRLGSRGVDPAHHNANIMVRDASGRLRHHERIVSGNMTPEEQALGFPRNTLASHTEARAIRNIPLQRGETTIITGQRPPCPTCKGIMNQAARESGATIIYRWRENGVTRT